One genomic region from Streptomyces venezuelae encodes:
- the chvE gene encoding multiple monosaccharide ABC transporter substrate-binding protein yields MRDRRAVVTGALAVTASLALAACGQNAEGGGKDASGGAEGATIGIAMPTQSSERWIADGKNVVKNLEAKGYKTKLVFGEDDPDQQVAQIENLITQGVKALVVAAIDNKSLNNVLQQAADADIPVIAYDRLILGTKNVDYYASFDNTKVGELQATYIVEKLGLKDGSKKGPLRIELFAGSNDDNNTQYFFNGAMSVLNPYIEKKQLVVGSGQTALNQVTTLRWDGGTAQKRMDDILTSAYKTERVDAVLSPYDGISIGILSALKSDDYGSKSKPLPVVTGQDAELASVKSIIASEQTQTVYKDTRELAKVAANMVDAVLHDKKPEVNDDKTYDNGSKVVPAYLLQPVSVDKANYQQVLVGGGYYTAADLK; encoded by the coding sequence ATGCGTGACCGCAGAGCCGTCGTGACCGGCGCCCTGGCCGTGACCGCCTCCCTCGCGCTCGCTGCCTGCGGGCAGAACGCCGAGGGCGGAGGCAAGGACGCCTCGGGTGGCGCCGAGGGTGCCACCATCGGCATCGCCATGCCGACCCAGTCTTCCGAGCGGTGGATCGCCGACGGCAAGAACGTCGTCAAGAACCTGGAGGCGAAGGGGTACAAGACCAAGCTGGTCTTCGGCGAGGACGACCCGGACCAGCAGGTCGCCCAGATCGAGAACCTGATCACGCAGGGCGTGAAGGCCCTCGTCGTCGCCGCGATCGACAACAAGTCCCTGAACAACGTGCTCCAGCAGGCCGCCGACGCAGACATCCCGGTCATCGCCTACGACCGGCTGATCCTCGGCACGAAGAACGTCGACTACTACGCCTCCTTCGACAACACGAAGGTCGGAGAGCTCCAGGCCACGTACATCGTCGAGAAGCTCGGCCTGAAGGACGGCTCGAAGAAGGGCCCGCTCCGCATCGAGCTGTTCGCCGGCTCCAACGACGACAACAACACCCAGTACTTCTTCAACGGCGCGATGAGCGTGCTGAATCCGTACATCGAGAAGAAGCAGCTCGTGGTCGGCTCGGGCCAGACGGCGCTCAACCAGGTCACCACCCTGCGCTGGGACGGTGGCACCGCGCAGAAGCGGATGGACGACATCCTCACCTCCGCGTACAAGACCGAGCGGGTCGACGCGGTGCTCTCCCCGTACGACGGCATCTCCATCGGCATCCTGTCCGCGCTCAAGTCCGACGACTACGGCTCGAAGTCCAAGCCGCTGCCGGTGGTCACCGGCCAGGACGCGGAGCTCGCGTCGGTGAAGTCGATCATCGCGAGCGAGCAGACCCAGACCGTCTACAAGGACACCCGGGAGCTCGCGAAGGTCGCCGCGAACATGGTGGACGCGGTGCTGCACGACAAGAAGCCCGAGGTCAACGACGACAAGACGTACGACAACGGCAGCAAGGTCGTCCCCGCCTACCTGCTCCAGCCGGTGAGCGTCGACAAGGCCAACTACCAGCAGGTGTTGGTCGGCGGCGGCTACTACACCGCCGCGGACCTGAAGTAG
- a CDS encoding ATP-binding protein yields MVPWREFRKNKGFPQYPKGHTGSSVGEAVPGGQGKATLSMNPTTTLPDTGRRVITASMQFSGGAAGGRDARRATGSFLRRHDVSEECGDSVLLVVSELVTNAIRHAGGSFTLRVMLSAHCVEVAVSDSDPTPPRARVPDLLDGTGGFGSGIVARLAREVTICPCPEGKTLHVVIDRRTPPTADD; encoded by the coding sequence GTGGTGCCCTGGCGGGAATTCCGGAAGAACAAGGGTTTTCCCCAATACCCAAAGGGCCACACCGGCAGCAGTGTGGGCGAAGCCGTACCCGGCGGACAAGGGAAGGCGACCCTGTCGATGAACCCCACCACGACGTTGCCCGATACCGGTCGAAGAGTGATCACCGCCTCCATGCAGTTCTCGGGCGGCGCGGCCGGCGGACGGGACGCGCGCAGGGCCACCGGATCGTTTCTCCGACGTCACGATGTCTCGGAGGAGTGCGGGGATTCGGTGCTGCTGGTCGTGTCCGAGCTCGTCACCAATGCCATTCGGCACGCCGGTGGGTCGTTCACGCTGAGAGTGATGCTCTCGGCCCACTGCGTCGAGGTCGCCGTCTCCGACAGCGACCCGACGCCACCCCGAGCCCGTGTTCCGGACCTGCTCGACGGGACGGGCGGATTCGGCTCCGGCATCGTGGCCCGGCTGGCACGAGAGGTCACCATCTGCCCCTGCCCTGAGGGCAAGACCCTGCACGTCGTCATCGACCGCCGGACGCCACCCACTGCCGACGACTGA
- a CDS encoding response regulator, with amino-acid sequence MRVVIAEDNVLLSSGLELLLGSQGFEVAAITDDVPGFLAAVETHRPDVTIVDVRLPPTFRDEGIRAALQARRDHPGLPVLVLSQYVEQEYAGRLLSDTRGGIGYLLKDRVSRIAEFTDALRRVAAGGTAMDPEVIAQLLAVRNDPVDAVTPREREVLALMAEGHDNATIAQRLFITDNAVHKHIGNVFLKLGLSAGDSGHRRVRAVLAYLRRHGGPNPAPC; translated from the coding sequence GTGCGTGTAGTCATCGCCGAGGACAACGTCCTGCTGTCCTCCGGACTCGAACTCCTGCTGGGCTCGCAGGGCTTCGAGGTCGCCGCGATCACGGATGACGTCCCCGGCTTCCTCGCCGCCGTCGAGACCCACCGCCCGGACGTCACCATCGTCGACGTGCGGCTGCCCCCGACCTTCCGCGACGAGGGTATCCGCGCCGCCCTCCAGGCCCGCCGCGACCACCCCGGACTTCCCGTCCTGGTCCTGTCCCAGTACGTCGAGCAGGAATACGCCGGCCGCCTCCTCTCCGACACCCGCGGCGGCATCGGCTATCTGCTCAAGGACCGGGTGAGCCGTATCGCAGAGTTCACCGACGCACTGCGCCGCGTGGCCGCCGGCGGCACTGCGATGGACCCCGAGGTCATCGCCCAGCTCCTCGCCGTCCGCAACGATCCCGTCGATGCCGTCACCCCTCGCGAACGCGAGGTTCTGGCCCTGATGGCCGAAGGGCACGACAACGCCACGATCGCCCAGCGGCTTTTCATCACCGACAACGCCGTCCACAAACACATCGGCAACGTCTTCCTCAAACTCGGCCTGTCGGCCGGCGACAGCGGCCACCGCCGCGTCCGCGCCGTCCTGGCCTACCTCCGCCGCCACGGCGGACCGAACCCAGCCCCCTGTTGA
- a CDS encoding mandelate racemase/muconate lactonizing enzyme family protein yields MRITGISTHVVGTPWRNLTYVLVHTDEGLTGVGETRMLGHTDALLGYLREAEANHVRGSDPFAVEDLVRRMKYGDFGRAGEIVMSGIAVVEMACWDIKGKALGVPVWQLLGGKVTDRVKAYANGWYTTERTPEAYHKAARGVVERGYRALKIDPFGNGHYELDHERSRYAISLVEAVRDAIGPDTELMLEMHGRFSPATAVRLARELAPFRPAWLEEPVPPENLKALKKVADKVDMPIATGERIHDRIEFRELFENQAVDILQPDVGHIGGIWETRKLAATAETHYMMVAPHNVGGPVLTAASLQVGFTTPNFKVLEHFNDFADAEIKKVVKGAPQVDPETGCFHLSEAPGLGVELDVDAAAEFPQQQARFDLWSEGWERRRPQGT; encoded by the coding sequence GTGCGGATCACGGGAATCAGCACGCACGTCGTCGGAACACCGTGGCGCAACCTGACCTACGTCCTGGTCCACACCGACGAGGGGCTGACCGGGGTCGGCGAGACCCGGATGCTGGGGCACACCGACGCTCTCCTCGGATATCTGCGCGAGGCCGAGGCCAACCACGTCCGCGGCTCGGACCCGTTCGCCGTCGAAGACCTCGTACGACGCATGAAGTACGGGGACTTCGGCCGGGCCGGGGAGATCGTGATGTCCGGGATCGCGGTCGTGGAGATGGCCTGCTGGGACATCAAGGGCAAGGCGCTCGGGGTTCCTGTCTGGCAGCTGCTCGGCGGGAAGGTGACCGACCGGGTGAAGGCCTACGCGAACGGGTGGTACACGACCGAACGCACTCCGGAGGCGTACCACAAGGCCGCCCGGGGCGTGGTCGAGCGCGGCTACCGTGCCCTGAAGATCGACCCCTTCGGCAACGGCCACTACGAGCTCGACCACGAGCGGAGCCGGTACGCGATCTCGCTCGTCGAGGCCGTGAGGGACGCCATCGGACCCGACACCGAGCTGATGCTGGAGATGCACGGCCGCTTCTCTCCCGCCACCGCGGTGCGCCTGGCCCGCGAACTCGCGCCGTTCCGGCCGGCCTGGCTGGAGGAGCCGGTGCCGCCGGAGAACCTCAAGGCCCTGAAGAAGGTGGCCGACAAGGTGGACATGCCGATCGCCACCGGTGAACGGATCCACGACAGGATCGAGTTCCGCGAACTGTTCGAGAACCAGGCCGTGGACATCCTTCAGCCGGACGTCGGCCACATCGGCGGCATCTGGGAGACCCGCAAGCTGGCCGCCACCGCCGAGACCCACTACATGATGGTGGCTCCGCACAACGTCGGCGGCCCGGTGCTCACCGCCGCCTCCCTCCAGGTGGGCTTCACCACCCCCAACTTCAAGGTCCTGGAGCACTTCAACGACTTCGCGGACGCCGAGATCAAGAAGGTGGTCAAGGGCGCTCCGCAGGTGGACCCGGAGACGGGCTGCTTCCACCTCTCCGAGGCGCCGGGCCTCGGCGTCGAGCTCGACGTGGACGCGGCGGCCGAGTTCCCGCAGCAGCAGGCCCGGTTCGACCTGTGGTCCGAGGGCTGGGAGCGGCGCCGCCCGCAGGGGACCTGA
- a CDS encoding serine hydrolase domain-containing protein — protein sequence MRSTIPASAPKHRPSQQRHRRIGRGWLAVAAAALGTAGVAAAAQPPDGAAATSPPGYQQDDLRRDTSALQALGITGVQARVTTASGRDLVSVAGVAVAGTNRPVPRDGYFRMASTGKAVMATVVLQLAGEGRLSLGDTVDRWLPGVIDGNGNDGRKITLRQLLQSTSGLHDDLPGFDTPQDYYRHRYDSYTPEQIVARAMKHRPDFQPGTGWSYSNTGYVVLGMIVEKATNRPWQEEVESRILKPLGMNHTYLSGDTSTLRRPHADGYQVFASAERTDVTEQIVPDLGGYVSTTADVNRFFQGLLGGRLLSEARMAEMKDTVPVAKQFEAFWPGGRYGLGLANRPLTCGGSYWSHQGGEAGYITLNGATDDGSRAVTVSMSTSFTDLDRTIRQQKAASGLVDRALCDTPSNSQGK from the coding sequence ATGAGATCCACGATCCCGGCCTCCGCGCCGAAGCACCGCCCGTCCCAGCAGCGTCACCGCCGGATCGGCCGAGGGTGGCTGGCCGTCGCGGCGGCCGCACTCGGCACAGCCGGTGTGGCCGCAGCCGCCCAGCCTCCGGACGGCGCGGCCGCAACGTCCCCGCCCGGCTACCAGCAGGACGACCTGCGCCGGGATACCTCTGCCCTCCAAGCGCTGGGGATCACCGGCGTCCAGGCGCGGGTGACCACCGCCTCCGGCCGGGACCTGGTCTCCGTCGCCGGCGTCGCCGTGGCGGGCACGAACCGCCCGGTGCCCCGCGACGGCTACTTCCGGATGGCCAGCACCGGCAAGGCGGTCATGGCCACTGTGGTCCTGCAGTTGGCCGGCGAGGGCCGGCTGTCACTGGGCGACACGGTGGACCGCTGGCTGCCCGGAGTGATCGACGGCAACGGCAACGACGGACGGAAGATCACTCTGCGCCAGCTCCTGCAGAGCACGAGCGGCCTCCACGACGACCTTCCCGGCTTCGACACCCCGCAGGACTACTACCGGCACCGCTACGACAGCTACACCCCCGAACAGATCGTCGCCCGGGCGATGAAGCACCGGCCGGACTTCCAGCCCGGCACCGGCTGGAGCTACTCCAACACCGGGTACGTCGTCCTCGGCATGATCGTCGAGAAGGCCACCAACCGCCCGTGGCAGGAGGAGGTCGAGAGCCGGATCCTGAAACCGCTCGGCATGAACCACACCTACCTGTCGGGCGACACGTCCACCCTTCGTCGCCCGCACGCCGACGGCTACCAGGTCTTTGCCTCCGCCGAACGGACCGACGTCACCGAACAGATCGTCCCCGACCTCGGCGGCTATGTCTCCACCACGGCGGACGTCAACCGCTTCTTCCAGGGACTGCTGGGCGGCAGGCTGCTGTCCGAGGCGCGCATGGCCGAGATGAAGGACACCGTCCCGGTCGCCAAGCAGTTCGAGGCATTCTGGCCCGGCGGACGCTACGGCCTCGGCTTGGCCAACCGCCCCCTGACCTGCGGCGGCAGCTACTGGAGCCACCAAGGAGGAGAAGCCGGCTACATCACCCTGAACGGCGCCACCGACGACGGCAGCCGCGCCGTCACCGTCTCCATGTCCACCAGCTTCACTGACCTCGACAGAACGATCCGGCAGCAGAAGGCCGCGAGCGGCCTCGTCGACCGCGCGCTGTGCGACACCCCCAGCAACAGCCAGGGAAAGTGA
- a CDS encoding sensor histidine kinase: MHGVNGKARARLVQALIQARRSGRYLLGTLMTATVTLVAAPLLCVPSLAVSWAERHRRRAGALLGRPVQQRPRALRRDLGWLVAQVATGLPAGLLALLCLGNLLLVLCIIVAWWAFPPSDPPRLPLLDVRIDSWATALTIGPAQFLVLAALVTIALPPLARVHARCCLAVLAPTPAEQLAARVTELTRTRTDVLQAHGAELRRIERDLHDGTQARLVAIAVRLAVAGESYSQDPGAAAALVRQARAETEEAMTELRSVIRTIYPPVLADQGLAGALHTLATRAGVPTRIDIGELGEVPAAVEAVAYFAVTEALANIARHSRATKAAVHVARTGAMLSAEITDDGTGGADSSRGSGLDGIRRRAAALDGTMKISSPPGGPTTVTVELPCV, translated from the coding sequence GTGCACGGTGTGAACGGCAAGGCCCGCGCGCGGTTGGTCCAGGCCTTGATCCAGGCCAGGCGCAGCGGACGCTACCTGCTCGGCACCCTGATGACCGCGACGGTGACGCTCGTGGCGGCGCCACTCCTGTGCGTACCGTCGCTGGCGGTTTCCTGGGCGGAGCGCCACCGCCGCCGCGCCGGGGCGCTGCTGGGCCGACCGGTGCAGCAGCGCCCGCGCGCCCTGCGCCGCGACCTCGGGTGGCTCGTGGCACAGGTGGCCACCGGCCTGCCCGCGGGCTTACTCGCCCTGCTGTGCCTGGGCAACCTGCTCCTCGTCCTTTGCATCATCGTGGCGTGGTGGGCCTTTCCCCCGTCGGATCCGCCACGGCTGCCGCTGCTCGATGTCCGTATCGACAGCTGGGCCACCGCGCTGACGATCGGTCCGGCGCAGTTCCTGGTTCTTGCGGCGCTGGTGACCATCGCCCTGCCACCGCTCGCCCGGGTGCACGCGCGATGCTGCCTGGCAGTCCTGGCACCGACTCCCGCGGAACAACTGGCCGCACGCGTCACCGAACTCACCCGGACGCGCACGGACGTCCTGCAGGCGCACGGCGCGGAACTCCGCCGGATCGAACGCGACCTGCACGACGGCACCCAGGCCCGGCTGGTGGCCATCGCCGTGCGGCTCGCCGTAGCCGGGGAGAGCTATTCCCAGGACCCCGGCGCGGCCGCTGCGCTCGTACGGCAAGCCCGAGCCGAGACCGAGGAGGCCATGACCGAACTGCGCTCCGTCATCCGCACCATCTACCCTCCGGTCCTGGCCGACCAGGGCCTCGCCGGCGCGCTGCACACCCTGGCCACCAGGGCCGGCGTGCCGACCCGCATCGACATAGGCGAGCTCGGTGAGGTCCCTGCCGCGGTCGAAGCGGTCGCCTACTTCGCCGTCACCGAGGCGCTGGCGAACATCGCCCGGCACAGCCGAGCCACCAAGGCCGCCGTCCACGTCGCCCGCACCGGCGCGATGCTGTCCGCGGAGATCACCGACGACGGGACAGGCGGGGCGGACTCGTCTCGAGGCAGCGGCCTGGACGGAATCCGCCGCCGCGCCGCCGCCCTGGACGGCACCATGAAGATCAGCAGCCCGCCGGGCGGGCCGACCACCGTCACCGTGGAGCTGCCGTGCGTGTAG
- a CDS encoding helix-turn-helix transcriptional regulator: protein MADRTARPLREQSARAVHPAVTAATALIEARLTEPLTVPEIAKAAGVSHNHLTRLFRAATGETVVGYIRARRMERARHFLRATTLSIPAVAASVGVPDLQAFNKACRRELGASPRGIRTAGPAPRDSSAR from the coding sequence GTGGCGGATCGCACGGCTCGCCCCCTGCGGGAGCAGAGCGCCCGGGCCGTTCATCCGGCGGTGACGGCCGCGACGGCCCTGATCGAAGCGCGGCTGACGGAGCCCCTGACGGTGCCGGAGATCGCGAAGGCGGCCGGCGTCTCCCACAACCACCTGACCCGGCTCTTCCGCGCCGCCACCGGGGAAACCGTCGTCGGTTACATCCGGGCGCGCCGGATGGAACGCGCACGCCATTTCCTGCGGGCCACCACGCTCTCCATCCCCGCCGTCGCCGCCTCGGTCGGCGTCCCCGACCTCCAGGCGTTCAACAAGGCCTGCCGCCGCGAACTCGGGGCGTCACCACGCGGCATCCGGACCGCCGGTCCGGCCCCGCGCGACAGCTCGGCCCGGTAG
- a CDS encoding DUF1772 domain-containing protein, producing MLDTLQVVTTVVVGLMVGVEFSVAFIMNRILDALPEDSGQLGHAHGGRMLGTLMPFWYMGSLVLIAIWAVAGRRHEGTGLVVTAAGLLILSVVMSILLLVPINNRNKAWTPENRPADWKEQLQRWSRYHYIRVAVIVAAFTLLVAALV from the coding sequence ATGCTCGACACGCTCCAGGTCGTCACCACCGTCGTCGTCGGCCTGATGGTGGGGGTGGAGTTCTCCGTCGCCTTCATCATGAACCGGATCCTGGACGCGCTTCCCGAGGACAGCGGCCAGCTCGGCCACGCCCACGGCGGCCGGATGCTCGGCACCCTGATGCCCTTCTGGTACATGGGCTCGCTCGTCCTCATCGCGATCTGGGCCGTCGCCGGAAGGCGCCACGAGGGCACCGGACTCGTCGTCACGGCCGCCGGACTCCTGATCCTCAGCGTGGTCATGTCGATCCTGCTGCTCGTCCCGATCAACAACCGGAACAAGGCCTGGACCCCCGAGAACCGGCCCGCCGACTGGAAGGAGCAGCTGCAGCGCTGGAGCCGCTACCACTACATCCGCGTCGCCGTCATCGTCGCCGCGTTCACCCTTCTGGTCGCCGCCCTCGTCTGA
- a CDS encoding MMPL family transporter — protein MRKKPATVRIALWSATHPWSAIGLWVVFVVLCLFLGGAAGTNKISDEESGVGEAGRAGRITASGHFIEKPEESVLISAAIGGELDVATARKAAEELAGKMKALPEVESVGTAFSSPDGEALLLPVTMKGDSENADTRVQPLLDASAATEKAHEGIRIDQIGTGSTAKGLGETLGEDFKKAELISLPLTLLILLVVFGAVIAAGVPVLLAMSCVGAAIGLSTLASHVLPETSAVSNVILLMGMAVGVDYSLFYLKREREERHKGASHLDAIEIAAETSGHTVVVSGTTVVVSMAGLYLAQEATFASLATGSIIVVAVAVLASLTVLPALLAKLGRWVDRPKVPLLRRLTTRSDESRLWPVLLRPALVRPVLTLVVSVGALLALALPALGMKLKQPGSDDLSRDIPVVQAMDRLTSAFPSRGTMHQVAVRAPAERAGEVENALETLLSRTEDQELFAHDRTPTIRASGDKRVHTVAVATPHSPKSDGARKSLELLRAWLPEAIAPVQDSEGAVGGKVAQGADFTVHLKDRMPWVVGFVLLLTFATMVIIFRSLAVALSAILLNLLSAAASLGAIVAVFQNTWAEGLLDFHSSGAVVSWLPLFLFVVLFGLSMDYHVFVVSRIREAALDGANVRDAVRDGITRSAGVVTSAAIVMVAVFAVFGTLSMVEFKQLGVGLAAAILLDAVVIRVFVLPALMTALGRWNWWPGNLNSARRGRHAAGSEETRQLRLPQPVPAGATHYGQEHTSSREQAYAPRQHRQPYAPQDSYGPPQGRPPQEQQGHDGRPDLHQR, from the coding sequence GTGCGAAAGAAGCCGGCAACGGTACGGATCGCGTTATGGAGCGCCACGCATCCGTGGTCCGCCATCGGCCTGTGGGTGGTCTTCGTCGTGCTGTGCCTCTTCTTGGGCGGCGCCGCCGGTACGAACAAGATCAGCGACGAGGAGTCGGGAGTCGGCGAGGCCGGCCGGGCGGGCCGGATCACGGCCTCGGGGCACTTCATCGAGAAGCCCGAGGAGAGCGTCCTCATCAGCGCCGCGATCGGCGGGGAGCTCGACGTCGCCACCGCACGGAAGGCCGCCGAGGAGCTCGCCGGGAAGATGAAGGCCCTGCCCGAGGTGGAGAGCGTCGGCACCGCCTTCTCCTCCCCCGACGGCGAGGCCCTGCTGCTCCCCGTGACCATGAAGGGCGACAGCGAGAACGCCGACACGCGTGTCCAGCCGCTGCTCGACGCGAGCGCGGCGACCGAGAAGGCCCACGAGGGGATCAGGATCGACCAGATCGGCACCGGATCCACCGCCAAGGGGCTCGGGGAGACCCTGGGCGAGGACTTCAAGAAGGCCGAGCTGATCAGCCTTCCGCTGACACTGCTGATCCTGCTCGTCGTCTTCGGCGCGGTCATCGCCGCCGGTGTGCCGGTGCTGCTGGCCATGTCCTGTGTCGGCGCCGCGATCGGGCTGTCGACCCTGGCCTCGCACGTCCTCCCCGAGACCAGTGCGGTGAGCAACGTCATCCTGCTCATGGGCATGGCCGTCGGCGTCGACTACTCGCTCTTCTACCTCAAGCGGGAGCGGGAGGAACGTCACAAGGGCGCCTCGCACCTGGACGCCATCGAGATCGCCGCCGAGACCTCCGGCCACACCGTCGTCGTCTCCGGCACGACCGTCGTCGTCTCCATGGCCGGCCTCTACCTCGCTCAGGAGGCCACCTTCGCCTCCCTGGCCACCGGGTCGATCATCGTCGTGGCCGTCGCCGTCCTGGCCTCGCTGACCGTGCTCCCCGCGCTCCTCGCCAAGCTCGGCCGCTGGGTCGACCGGCCGAAGGTCCCGCTCCTCCGGCGGCTCACGACGCGTTCCGACGAGTCCCGGCTCTGGCCCGTGCTGCTGCGCCCCGCCCTCGTACGGCCCGTGCTCACCCTCGTGGTCTCCGTCGGTGCCCTGCTCGCCCTCGCCCTGCCCGCCCTGGGCATGAAGCTGAAGCAGCCCGGCTCCGACGACCTGTCACGCGACATCCCGGTCGTCCAGGCCATGGACCGGCTGACCTCAGCCTTCCCCAGCAGGGGCACCATGCACCAGGTGGCCGTGCGGGCCCCCGCCGAGCGGGCCGGTGAGGTCGAGAACGCGCTCGAGACCCTGCTGAGCCGCACCGAGGACCAGGAGCTGTTCGCCCACGACCGGACGCCCACGATCCGCGCGTCCGGCGACAAGCGCGTGCACACCGTGGCGGTCGCCACCCCGCACTCGCCGAAGAGCGACGGGGCCCGGAAGTCCCTCGAACTGCTGCGGGCCTGGCTGCCCGAGGCGATCGCACCCGTCCAGGACTCCGAGGGCGCCGTCGGCGGCAAAGTCGCCCAGGGCGCCGACTTCACCGTCCATCTGAAGGACCGGATGCCGTGGGTGGTCGGTTTCGTCCTGCTGCTGACCTTCGCCACCATGGTCATCATCTTTCGCTCCCTCGCCGTGGCACTCTCCGCGATCCTCCTCAACCTGCTGTCGGCGGCAGCCTCCTTGGGCGCCATCGTCGCGGTGTTCCAGAACACCTGGGCGGAGGGCCTGCTCGACTTCCACAGCTCCGGGGCGGTCGTCTCCTGGCTCCCGCTCTTCCTCTTCGTCGTGCTGTTCGGCCTCTCGATGGACTACCACGTGTTCGTCGTGAGCCGGATCCGGGAGGCCGCCCTCGACGGGGCGAACGTCCGCGACGCCGTCCGGGACGGCATCACCCGCTCCGCCGGCGTCGTGACCAGTGCGGCGATCGTCATGGTGGCCGTGTTCGCGGTCTTCGGCACCCTCAGCATGGTGGAGTTCAAGCAGCTGGGTGTGGGCCTGGCCGCGGCGATACTGCTGGACGCCGTGGTGATCCGCGTCTTCGTCCTGCCGGCCCTGATGACGGCCCTCGGCCGGTGGAACTGGTGGCCGGGCAACCTGAACTCCGCCCGCCGCGGCCGGCACGCGGCCGGCTCCGAGGAGACCCGGCAGCTGCGACTCCCGCAGCCGGTGCCGGCCGGCGCGACGCACTACGGCCAGGAGCACACTTCCTCCCGTGAGCAGGCGTACGCGCCCCGACAGCACCGGCAGCCGTACGCCCCGCAGGATTCGTACGGCCCGCCGCAGGGCCGGCCGCCGCAGGAACAGCAGGGCCACGACGGCCGACCCGACCTCCACCAGCGGTAG
- a CDS encoding expansin EXLX1 family cellulose-binding protein — MAVLTAAGALICLVVALRPGPTTDAGAATTVAPVVGTEAASTTAPTAAPSTGSATPTSASHAQAAPAPASTRAPSPSTTTTTTAPKPSPTVSPRTTGRAAPRTGRIQPHTPYKGVATAYKAADGDGACLFGPSDDLMIAAMNTADYETSRACGAYVLVRASNGASITVRITNECPLPCAPGQLDLSEQAFAKLADLKVGRLPVTWNLLSPGTLGPLSIRYKTGSNPHWCGLQVIDHRNPVDRLEVRTTLGWRQLPRTAYNYFLSTDGGGCGSSIRITDIYGERLTVEGIALLPDVAQPTRVQFAPR, encoded by the coding sequence ATGGCGGTGCTGACCGCCGCGGGCGCCCTCATCTGCCTGGTGGTGGCGCTGCGCCCCGGCCCCACGACCGATGCGGGGGCGGCCACGACCGTGGCCCCCGTCGTCGGCACCGAAGCGGCGTCCACGACCGCTCCCACGGCTGCTCCCTCGACCGGTTCCGCAACCCCGACCAGCGCCTCCCACGCACAGGCGGCCCCGGCCCCCGCCTCGACCCGGGCCCCGAGCCCGAGCACCACCACCACCACCACGGCACCGAAGCCCTCGCCGACGGTCAGCCCGCGGACGACCGGCCGGGCGGCCCCGCGGACCGGACGCATCCAGCCCCACACCCCCTACAAGGGTGTCGCGACCGCCTACAAAGCCGCGGATGGCGACGGCGCCTGCCTGTTCGGGCCGAGCGACGACCTCATGATCGCGGCGATGAACACCGCCGACTACGAGACGTCCAGGGCCTGCGGTGCGTACGTGCTCGTCCGTGCCTCCAACGGCGCCTCGATCACGGTCCGGATCACCAACGAATGCCCGCTGCCCTGCGCGCCCGGACAACTCGACCTCAGCGAGCAGGCATTCGCCAAGCTGGCGGACCTCAAGGTCGGCAGGCTCCCGGTCACCTGGAACCTGCTGAGCCCCGGCACGCTCGGCCCGCTCTCCATCCGGTACAAGACCGGGTCCAACCCTCACTGGTGCGGCCTCCAAGTGATCGACCACCGCAACCCGGTCGACCGGCTGGAAGTCCGCACCACACTGGGGTGGCGACAGCTGCCGCGTACCGCGTACAACTACTTCCTCTCCACCGACGGTGGAGGATGCGGAAGCTCGATCAGGATCACCGACATCTACGGGGAACGGCTGACGGTCGAAGGGATCGCGCTCCTGCCGGATGTCGCCCAGCCGACCCGCGTCCAGTTCGCCCCGCGCTGA
- a CDS encoding TetR/AcrR family transcriptional regulator produces the protein MSVKERKERERAERERLIVATARELAEQQGWDAVTTRRLAERIEYSQPVLYSHFRGKREIIGAVALEGATEMAAALRAATSATDGPRERVAALARAYLDFAERHPAVYDALFQLDGGLAYAQEDTPEQLKDAFAALLESLTEVAGDGVHPGLFTEVFWSALHGLATLTRTSRLLPEDAEQRLELLVDRLAVI, from the coding sequence ATGTCAGTGAAGGAACGCAAGGAACGCGAACGGGCTGAGCGCGAGCGCCTCATCGTGGCGACAGCCCGCGAACTCGCCGAGCAGCAGGGCTGGGACGCGGTCACCACCCGCCGGCTCGCCGAGCGCATCGAGTACAGCCAGCCCGTCCTCTACAGCCACTTCCGCGGCAAGCGCGAGATCATCGGCGCCGTCGCCCTGGAGGGCGCCACCGAGATGGCCGCGGCGCTGCGGGCCGCGACCTCCGCCACGGACGGCCCACGCGAGCGGGTCGCCGCCCTCGCCCGCGCCTACCTCGACTTCGCCGAGCGTCACCCGGCGGTCTACGACGCCCTGTTCCAGCTCGACGGCGGCCTGGCATACGCACAGGAGGACACCCCCGAGCAGCTGAAGGACGCCTTCGCCGCCCTGCTCGAGTCCCTCACCGAGGTCGCCGGCGACGGCGTCCACCCCGGGCTGTTCACCGAGGTGTTCTGGTCGGCTCTGCACGGCCTGGCGACCCTGACCCGGACGAGCCGCCTGCTGCCCGAGGACGCCGAGCAGAGGCTGGAGCTGCTGGTGGACCGGCTCGCCGTGATCTGA